The Brachyspira hyodysenteriae ATCC 27164 genome includes a window with the following:
- a CDS encoding nucleotidyltransferase domain-containing protein, whose amino-acid sequence MLSIPYNDIEIINKILSYNIKSGKVYAFGSRYKCTNRKFSDLDLAIDLNRKMSINEIENLKYDFEESDLSYRVDIIDYNNISEEFKQIIDSGSEIIYSRSFL is encoded by the coding sequence ATGCTATCAATACCATATAATGATATAGAAATAATAAATAAAATTTTATCTTATAATATAAAGTCTGGTAAAGTTTATGCTTTTGGTTCGAGATATAAGTGTACTAATAGAAAATTTTCGGATTTGGATTTAGCTATTGATTTAAATAGGAAGATGAGTATAAATGAAATAGAGAATTTGAAATATGATTTTGAAGAAAGCGATTTAAGTTATAGGGTAGATATTATAGACTATAATAATATAAGCGAAGAGTTTAAGCAAATAATAGACTCAGGCAGCGAAATAATTTATAGCAGGAGTTTTTTATAA
- a CDS encoding restriction endonuclease subunit S, whose translation MKELKEDWQEVRLGDLGEIVTGNTPPTKNTEYFGNDYNFVTPSDYKNLNKYISHTERGISKLGENKFKNKMLPPNSIMVTCIGSDMGRILINKNRVLTNQQINSIIVNPDKYFYDFIYYMLVNNSSIIKASVSGTAVPILNKSDFSNLEFKIPNLEKQKKIASILSSLDDKIELNNRMNKILEETAQTIFKEWFINFNFPNEEGKPYKKSGGKMIESELGEIPEGWEVTTLENILKVIKGKKPKETHIKKTDLLNSQYLTIDCYNNSNIEYTEYVEKMYVDKLDIIMVMDGASSGKLFYGKNGILSSTMAKFYVENKNINEIVFFFLKKIENEIMYHTTGSAIPHANKQFILNKKIVLPPKQLLNLTNYIKTIREKIISNIEENKKLASIRDSILPKLMSGEIRIK comes from the coding sequence ATGAAAGAATTAAAAGAAGATTGGCAGGAAGTCAGGCTAGGTGATTTGGGTGAGATTGTAACAGGTAATACTCCACCAACAAAGAATACAGAATATTTTGGAAACGATTATAATTTTGTAACACCAAGTGATTATAAAAATTTAAATAAATATATTTCTCATACTGAAAGAGGAATTTCAAAATTAGGGGAAAATAAATTTAAAAATAAAATGCTTCCACCTAATTCAATAATGGTAACTTGTATCGGTTCAGATATGGGGAGAATATTAATTAATAAAAATAGAGTATTAACTAATCAGCAAATAAATTCTATTATTGTTAATCCTGATAAATATTTTTATGATTTTATATATTATATGTTGGTTAATAATTCTAGTATTATTAAAGCTTCTGTAAGTGGAACTGCTGTACCAATTTTAAATAAATCTGATTTTTCAAATTTAGAATTTAAAATACCTAATTTAGAAAAACAGAAGAAAATCGCCTCTATACTCTCATCGCTTGACGATAAAATAGAACTCAATAATCGTATGAATAAAATACTAGAAGAAACGGCACAGACTATTTTTAAGGAATGGTTTATTAATTTCAATTTTCCTAATGAAGAAGGTAAACCCTATAAAAAGAGCGGCGGCAAGATGATAGAAAGCGAGCTAGGGGAGATACCGGAGGGTTGGGAGGTTACTACATTAGAAAATATATTAAAAGTAATAAAAGGCAAAAAACCAAAGGAAACTCATATAAAAAAAACTGACTTATTAAATTCTCAATATCTTACAATAGATTGTTATAATAATTCAAATATAGAATATACTGAATATGTAGAAAAAATGTATGTTGATAAATTGGATATAATAATGGTAATGGATGGTGCAAGTTCAGGAAAATTATTTTATGGTAAAAATGGTATATTATCGTCTACAATGGCTAAATTTTATGTTGAAAATAAAAATATTAATGAAATTGTTTTTTTCTTTCTAAAAAAAATTGAAAATGAAATAATGTATCATACAACAGGTTCAGCAATACCTCATGCTAATAAACAGTTTATATTGAATAAAAAAATAGTTTTACCTCCAAAACAACTATTGAATCTAACAAATTATATTAAAACAATAAGAGAAAAAATCATTAGTAATATAGAAGAAAACAAAAAACTTGCCTCTATTCGTGATAGTATTCTGCCTAAACTTATGAGCGGGGAAATTCGTATAAAATAG
- a CDS encoding type I restriction endonuclease subunit R has product MKYIYESDFEENIIDMIKNLGFEYYSGSEIREQFQSMNSNRNVVITEILYKALRKINTKANDKAIDEAVKSILDLKELNYIDKNKTFQKYLSFGIEVNYFDNENKSTYIKLVDYKNIDNNYFWVVNQLSIKDVEDKRPDVIIYLNGLPVVFMELKNPVKDDETIDEAYTQIKNYMENWISNLFYYNAFCVITDGVHAEVGTITADKTRFIAWKRESEDIDVIKKNSDINQQYKTLINGMLQKERFLNILHYFVFYIESNEKAKIKILAAYHQYFAVNKAVEKIKEAYNKKSRKAGIVWHTTGSGKSFTMLMAAKVISQNLDNPTIVIITDRTDLDDQLFLTFSSARSTYLNNTPEKIESRQDLIKRLKGINSGGIIFTTLQKFEQYDEALSERSNIVLMVDEAHRSHDLEKSKIKDGQIKYNMSKYINDAFPNAIKIGFTGTPIESDDRNTKDVFGDYIDCYDMTQAVEDDVTVPIYYEGRVNHLKLDEEMLKKADEEYTMMLENNEATEEAIEKSKKELSKMDAILGADDVIDSLCKDIIAHYEKRKNVLIGKAFIVAYSRPIGIKIYKKILELKPDWENMIKPVMTTSNKDPVEWGKMLGSKSHRDNLAKEFKDKTSNFKIAVVVSMWLTGFDVPPLDTMYIYKPIANHDLMQTISRVNRVCKDKDAGLLVDYIGIADNLKKAMKDYTKRDIDNYGDMDIAKMALPKFKEALEYIRNIFKDIDYSSFYTCSSSERMDIILKLSDHISSLEEAGKNDFFDKAVQLMKAEKLCRSIITREESVETALYESVKVIINKIENHQKLSIKDINQRINKILENSIQSEGIMNIFEGNEDSKEFSLFDKKYLKSIANMKYKNIALEVLNKLLNDKIKATLKVNIIQSGIFSDRIKKIMERYNNNAIDNIEVIDELLNLSDDLDNIEKEANDLGLTNEEKAIYDAMLIPINSDYNKEEIKTMAKELAVIIEKNSEDIDWQSKESTRSKMKMDIKRFLKMHKYPKEFENTALDNILRQAENYEILKYS; this is encoded by the coding sequence ATGAAGTATATATATGAGTCGGATTTTGAAGAAAATATTATAGACATGATTAAAAATCTTGGCTTTGAATATTATTCAGGCAGTGAGATACGAGAACAATTCCAATCTATGAATAGCAATAGAAATGTTGTTATTACCGAAATTTTATATAAAGCCCTTAGAAAAATTAATACTAAAGCTAATGATAAAGCCATTGATGAGGCTGTGAAATCTATTCTCGATCTTAAGGAATTAAATTATATAGATAAAAATAAAACCTTTCAAAAATATCTTTCTTTCGGAATTGAAGTTAATTATTTTGATAATGAAAATAAATCCACTTATATAAAATTAGTTGACTATAAAAATATAGATAATAATTATTTTTGGGTTGTAAATCAGCTTTCTATTAAAGATGTTGAAGATAAAAGACCTGATGTGATAATATATTTGAATGGGCTTCCTGTTGTGTTTATGGAGCTTAAAAATCCTGTGAAAGATGATGAAACTATAGATGAGGCATATACTCAAATAAAAAATTATATGGAGAATTGGATATCTAATCTTTTCTATTATAATGCTTTTTGTGTTATCACTGACGGAGTGCATGCTGAAGTGGGTACTATAACGGCAGATAAAACAAGGTTTATAGCTTGGAAAAGAGAAAGCGAAGATATTGATGTTATAAAGAAAAATTCAGATATAAATCAGCAGTATAAAACCTTAATAAATGGAATGCTTCAAAAGGAAAGATTTTTGAATATTCTTCATTATTTTGTTTTTTATATAGAGAGCAATGAAAAAGCAAAAATAAAAATATTAGCAGCTTATCATCAGTATTTCGCTGTTAATAAAGCAGTTGAAAAGATAAAAGAAGCTTATAATAAAAAGTCAAGGAAAGCTGGTATAGTTTGGCATACTACAGGCTCTGGAAAATCTTTTACTATGCTTATGGCAGCAAAGGTTATATCTCAAAATTTGGACAATCCTACGATAGTTATAATTACAGACAGAACAGATTTGGACGATCAATTATTTTTAACATTTTCAAGTGCTAGAAGTACATATTTAAATAATACACCTGAAAAAATAGAATCGAGACAAGATTTAATAAAAAGATTAAAGGGTATTAATTCAGGCGGTATAATATTTACAACACTTCAAAAATTTGAGCAGTATGACGAGGCATTATCCGAGAGAAGCAATATTGTATTGATGGTAGATGAGGCACATCGCTCGCATGACCTTGAAAAGTCCAAAATAAAAGACGGACAAATAAAATACAATATGTCTAAATATATTAATGATGCTTTCCCAAATGCTATAAAAATAGGCTTTACAGGAACTCCTATAGAATCAGATGACAGAAACACAAAAGATGTATTCGGTGATTATATAGATTGTTATGATATGACGCAGGCGGTTGAAGATGATGTTACAGTGCCTATATATTATGAGGGTAGGGTGAATCATTTAAAACTTGATGAAGAGATGTTAAAAAAAGCTGATGAAGAATACACGATGATGCTTGAAAATAATGAAGCCACTGAGGAGGCTATAGAAAAATCCAAAAAAGAACTTTCAAAAATGGATGCTATACTCGGTGCTGATGATGTTATAGATTCTTTATGCAAGGATATAATAGCACATTATGAAAAAAGGAAAAATGTTTTAATAGGAAAGGCATTTATTGTGGCATATTCTCGTCCTATAGGAATAAAAATATATAAAAAGATATTAGAACTTAAACCTGATTGGGAGAATATGATAAAGCCTGTAATGACAACATCAAATAAAGATCCAGTAGAGTGGGGGAAAATGCTCGGAAGTAAATCGCATAGGGATAATTTAGCAAAAGAGTTTAAAGATAAAACTTCAAACTTTAAAATAGCTGTTGTTGTTAGTATGTGGCTTACAGGTTTTGATGTTCCGCCGCTTGACACGATGTACATATACAAGCCTATAGCAAATCATGATCTTATGCAGACAATTTCTAGAGTTAATAGAGTTTGTAAGGATAAAGATGCAGGACTTTTAGTTGATTATATTGGTATAGCTGATAATCTTAAAAAAGCTATGAAAGATTATACTAAAAGAGATATAGATAATTACGGTGATATGGATATAGCCAAAATGGCATTGCCTAAGTTTAAAGAAGCTCTTGAGTATATAAGAAACATTTTCAAAGATATAGATTATTCCAGCTTTTATACTTGTTCAAGCAGCGAAAGAATGGATATTATACTAAAATTATCTGATCATATATCATCACTTGAAGAAGCAGGAAAGAATGATTTTTTTGATAAGGCTGTACAATTAATGAAGGCTGAAAAATTATGCAGAAGTATAATAACAAGAGAAGAATCTGTTGAAACGGCATTATATGAGTCTGTTAAAGTTATAATAAATAAAATTGAAAATCATCAAAAACTATCAATAAAAGATATTAATCAAAGAATAAATAAAATACTTGAAAACAGCATACAAAGCGAAGGTATTATGAATATATTTGAAGGCAATGAAGATTCTAAAGAGTTTTCATTGTTTGATAAAAAATATTTAAAATCAATAGCAAACATGAAGTATAAAAATATAGCATTGGAAGTATTGAATAAATTATTGAATGATAAAATAAAGGCCACTTTAAAAGTAAACATAATACAATCCGGAATATTTTCTGACAGAATTAAAAAGATAATGGAAAGATACAATAATAATGCTATAGATAATATTGAGGTAATAGATGAGCTTTTGAATCTTTCTGATGATTTGGATAATATAGAAAAAGAGGCAAATGATTTAGGGCTTACAAATGAAGAAAAGGCTATATATGATGCTATGCTTATTCCTATAAATTCTGATTATAATAAGGAAGAAATTAAAACAATGGCTAAAGAATTGGCTGTTATAATAGAAAAGAACTCTGAAGATATAGATTGGCAAAGCAAGGAATCCACAAGATCCAAAATGAAAATGGATATAAAGAGATTTTTGAAAATGCATAAATATCCTAAGGAGTTTGAAAATACAGCCTTAGATAATATATTAAGACAGGCAGAGAATTACGAGATATTAAAGTATAGCTAA
- a CDS encoding YggS family pyridoxal phosphate-dependent enzyme yields the protein MNRNEILERYNQISNNINIAKQKYNIEYDINIIAVSKYSSIDTIKEFLSLDIDLPLGESKAQSLRDRAGEIAQFKNNVKWHFIGRIQSNKVKYIVRYADLIQSVDSIEIAECINKEALKNNKIQDILLQFNISDEDQKGGFNLNDYLDVYKNIIKMSNISIKGLMGIGKDSENSLLIEEEFEKLNTIYKSINNQYNNPLSILSMGMSSDYELAIKHGSNMIRIGSSFLGYS from the coding sequence ATGAATAGAAATGAAATTTTAGAAAGATACAATCAAATATCAAATAATATTAATATAGCGAAGCAAAAATATAATATAGAATATGATATAAATATAATAGCTGTTAGTAAATATTCTTCTATTGACACCATAAAAGAATTTTTATCATTAGATATAGATTTACCGCTTGGAGAAAGTAAGGCTCAAAGCTTGAGAGATAGAGCAGGGGAGATTGCCCAATTTAAAAATAATGTTAAATGGCATTTTATAGGACGAATACAATCAAATAAAGTAAAATATATAGTAAGATACGCTGATTTAATACAGAGTGTAGATTCTATTGAAATAGCTGAATGTATAAATAAAGAAGCATTAAAAAATAATAAGATTCAGGATATATTATTACAATTTAATATAAGTGATGAAGATCAGAAAGGCGGATTTAATTTGAACGATTATTTAGATGTATATAAAAATATTATAAAAATGTCTAATATATCTATTAAAGGATTAATGGGTATAGGCAAAGATAGTGAGAATTCACTACTTATTGAAGAAGAATTTGAAAAGCTAAATACTATATATAAATCTATTAATAATCAATATAATAATCCTTTATCAATACTTTCTATGGGAATGTCATCTGATTATGAACTTGCAATAAAACATGGATCTAATATGATAAGAATTGGAAGCAGCTTTTTAGGATATTCTTAA
- a CDS encoding YaaR family protein yields the protein MRVQERRNREMNLNSLLMTSQDASMKVAVSSSPFAAMLEEEKEIKRYSYELDELKRQIYDAGNMLEKSANMKDFQKFRDLIRSLTDKLVKDAYRIRIVSSYMRRGREYQVVSKINEELDSLYRLIMSEQKNHIAIANKVMRLKGLVLDLMS from the coding sequence ATGAGAGTTCAGGAAAGAAGAAATAGAGAAATGAATTTAAACAGTCTATTAATGACATCTCAGGATGCTTCTATGAAGGTAGCTGTTTCATCGTCTCCATTTGCTGCAATGCTCGAAGAAGAAAAGGAAATTAAAAGATATTCTTATGAATTAGATGAATTAAAAAGACAGATATATGATGCCGGAAATATGCTTGAAAAAAGTGCAAATATGAAAGATTTCCAGAAATTTAGAGATTTAATAAGATCATTAACAGATAAATTAGTAAAAGATGCCTACAGAATAAGAATTGTATCTTCATACATGAGAAGAGGACGTGAATATCAAGTGGTTTCTAAGATAAATGAAGAACTTGATTCATTGTATAGATTAATAATGTCAGAACAAAAAAACCATATAGCTATAGCAAATAAGGTTATGAGACTTAAAGGTTTAGTATTAGATTTAATGTCATGA
- the tsaB gene encoding tRNA (adenosine(37)-N6)-threonylcarbamoyltransferase complex dimerization subunit type 1 TsaB, translated as MNILAFDTVSSSFSIALQKDDNSIIEYNKEDVRNHNEEILPVLNNFLKENNISLNKIDYIVLGIGPGSFTALRIAFATVKTICYAKNIPIIGISSLDTLYENIKDYDGIKASMIDARKGSIYTDIYSGNKKIKENLDLTYDEFINIINSIENDNKILTLCGDGFYKNRDYFLDKLINYKINDLDKSFNIIKASNSIKLSIPKIKSNNFDNIFNLLPLYLRNSEAENKKINEK; from the coding sequence ATGAATATATTAGCATTTGATACAGTATCCAGCAGTTTTTCAATAGCCTTGCAAAAAGATGATAATTCTATTATTGAATACAATAAAGAAGATGTAAGAAATCATAATGAGGAAATACTTCCTGTCTTAAATAACTTTCTAAAAGAAAATAATATCTCACTTAATAAAATTGATTATATAGTACTAGGAATTGGTCCTGGATCTTTCACAGCATTAAGAATAGCATTTGCAACGGTAAAAACCATTTGTTATGCTAAAAATATACCAATTATAGGAATTTCAAGTTTAGATACACTGTATGAAAATATAAAAGATTATGATGGAATAAAGGCTAGTATGATAGATGCCAGAAAAGGAAGTATTTATACAGACATATATTCTGGAAATAAAAAAATAAAAGAAAATTTAGATTTAACTTATGATGAATTTATAAATATAATTAATTCTATAGAAAATGATAATAAAATTCTTACTTTATGCGGTGACGGATTTTATAAAAATAGAGATTATTTTTTAGATAAATTAATAAATTATAAAATAAATGATTTAGATAAATCTTTTAATATAATAAAAGCTTCCAACAGTATAAAATTATCAATTCCCAAAATAAAATCAAATAATTTTGATAATATTTTCAATTTATTGCCTCTTTATTTGAGAAATAGTGAAGCTGAAAATAAAAAAATAAATGAAAAGTAA
- a CDS encoding methyl-accepting chemotaxis protein: protein MRKLQSLKVKIPFFVMLLVTIMTIILVTLIINIGSQGIRSSAIFGFESTTKVYSRMINVWLAQNIYLSESIAGSFPEFRNYIVSRTPENKAIVDATLVNVVNNNPSIEGMVLLDGQGNVIADSLGGQIMSVARNFSGTELWQKIMAGESSMHYTVDQSPADSTKWVIKIFSPLKDGTGNIIGALSIMVDWLKFIDKELNLVKLGNTGHPFIVDKDRWVIADPIPSHVRSEVLRNADYIKYAVENESGYYEFKSPFNDKDSIATFYKEPISGWSVVMSIESAELFAHITSMKRYAIIGTIVILIVASFFITFYIGRITKILHLLAVDLSRLSTGDLTISAPPGFEKRKDEWGEIAIAINEITDQLNEKVRIVYDGAYTVKASANEVAQGNIDLSNRTENQASGLEETASSMEEIASTIKSSAEHTLEGNNMMINSKKAIEEAGRIIEESTQNIEAVYESSSKISAITKIIEDIAFQTNILALNAAVEAARAGEQGRGFAVVASEVRNLAQTTQTSVKDITTLVADSEEKIAAATETARESKEIFQNLRVQIEETAKIMQDLSSTAMEQQAGVDQVNIAITQMDMTTQQNAALVEEATAASEALFSQAEELLSAMEFFKLRGSNYKKNIAKVERKKASPTTDSKAVQENKPATKSEFKKPELKSPIKKHHEEKMPAPTPAKTVKDNEFGNTFDTSKDTSDGFESF, encoded by the coding sequence GTGAGAAAATTGCAATCCTTGAAAGTTAAAATCCCGTTCTTTGTAATGCTGCTTGTTACTATTATGACAATAATATTAGTAACATTAATAATCAATATAGGCTCTCAAGGAATAAGAAGTTCAGCTATATTTGGCTTTGAATCTACTACAAAAGTTTATTCAAGAATGATTAATGTATGGTTAGCACAAAACATATATCTTTCTGAATCAATAGCTGGAAGTTTCCCAGAATTTAGAAATTATATAGTATCAAGAACACCTGAAAATAAAGCTATAGTTGATGCCACATTAGTAAATGTTGTTAATAATAACCCTAGCATTGAAGGTATGGTATTATTAGACGGACAGGGTAATGTTATAGCTGATAGCTTAGGCGGTCAGATAATGAGTGTAGCTAGAAATTTCAGCGGAACAGAGTTATGGCAGAAAATTATGGCAGGAGAATCTTCAATGCATTATACAGTAGATCAGTCTCCAGCAGATTCTACTAAATGGGTTATTAAAATATTCTCTCCTTTAAAAGATGGAACAGGAAATATTATTGGTGCTTTATCAATTATGGTTGATTGGCTTAAGTTTATAGATAAAGAATTAAATTTGGTTAAATTAGGAAATACAGGGCACCCATTCATCGTAGATAAAGACAGATGGGTAATTGCTGACCCTATTCCTTCACATGTTAGAAGTGAAGTTTTAAGAAATGCTGATTATATTAAATATGCTGTAGAAAATGAATCGGGATATTATGAATTTAAATCTCCTTTTAATGATAAGGATTCAATAGCTACTTTCTATAAAGAGCCTATATCCGGCTGGTCTGTTGTTATGAGTATAGAATCAGCAGAATTATTTGCCCATATTACTTCAATGAAAAGATATGCTATTATTGGAACTATTGTTATATTAATAGTAGCTTCATTCTTTATAACTTTCTATATAGGCAGAATAACAAAAATATTGCATTTGTTAGCTGTTGATTTGAGCAGATTATCAACAGGAGATTTGACAATAAGTGCTCCTCCTGGATTTGAAAAGAGAAAAGATGAATGGGGTGAAATTGCAATAGCCATAAATGAAATTACTGATCAATTAAATGAAAAAGTAAGAATAGTATATGACGGAGCTTATACAGTAAAAGCATCTGCTAATGAGGTTGCTCAAGGTAATATAGACTTATCAAATAGAACAGAAAATCAGGCTTCAGGACTTGAAGAAACTGCTTCTTCTATGGAAGAGATTGCTTCTACAATTAAATCATCTGCTGAACATACTTTAGAAGGTAATAATATGATGATTAATTCTAAAAAAGCTATTGAAGAAGCTGGAAGAATCATAGAAGAAAGTACTCAAAATATTGAAGCTGTATATGAATCAAGTTCTAAAATTAGCGCCATAACTAAAATAATTGAAGATATAGCATTCCAAACTAATATACTTGCTCTCAATGCTGCAGTTGAAGCTGCACGTGCCGGAGAACAAGGAAGAGGTTTTGCAGTTGTTGCTTCTGAGGTTAGAAATCTAGCTCAAACAACTCAGACTTCTGTTAAAGATATTACTACTTTGGTAGCAGATTCTGAAGAAAAAATTGCAGCTGCTACAGAAACTGCAAGAGAATCTAAAGAAATATTCCAAAATTTAAGAGTTCAAATAGAAGAAACTGCAAAAATTATGCAGGATTTAAGTTCTACTGCTATGGAACAGCAGGCAGGAGTTGATCAAGTTAATATTGCTATTACTCAAATGGATATGACTACTCAGCAAAATGCTGCTTTAGTAGAAGAAGCTACAGCTGCTTCTGAAGCTTTATTCTCTCAAGCTGAAGAATTATTATCTGCTATGGAATTCTTCAAATTAAGAGGTTCTAATTATAAAAAGAATATAGCTAAAGTTGAAAGAAAAAAAGCTTCACCTACTACAGATTCAAAAGCAGTTCAAGAAAATAAACCTGCTACAAAATCTGAATTCAAAAAACCAGAATTAAAAAGTCCTATAAAAAAACATCATGAAGAAAAAATGCCTGCTCCAACTCCAGCTAAAACAGTAAAAGATAATGAGTTTGGCAACACATTTGATACTTCTAAAGATACTTCAGATGGTTTTGAATCATTTTAA